TGTCCGACAAACTCCTTAGCTTCCGAAATAAAACGCTTGGTTTGCAATCTGGATAACCAGAGAGCGACAACACGTCTTCTATCGACAGTTTTCTTCAAACCTGGTGGACGCTCGCCCAAAAGGCGTTCGCGAATCATCTTATTGCCTTCGCGATAATAGCAATCGCCAATCTGGCAGCCACAAACAATTACGCCCTCAGCACCGGCTTTCAGAGCTGCTTCAATCATCAAAGGTTGAATCATGCCGCTGCAGGGGAACTTAATGACCGTAACGTCAGGTGCATCTTTCAGGATACCCTTCTCATCCATCTCGCGATCAAGATCAACTGCTCTTTCACAGATGAGGGTGATTACTGTCTTCTTTTTTGTCTCGACCATGATAAGACCGACTCCTGAAATAACTAAGACTGAGCTGCTGCTTTGATTTGGTTGGAAACATCGCTATCGAGCAAATTGGGTAAATCAATTGCATCGAAGGCACAGGCGCCAACGCAAAGTCCGCAGCCGGAACAACGATATGACTTAACTGTCGCCAGAAGTTTGAAACGACTGCCGGCAGGTGCCGGCACCATATCAATTGCTTCATAGGGGCAATCTTTATCGCAAAGCGAACAACCGGTACATTTTGTAAGGACTACTTCTGCTGTTTCCACAGGCTTGGTTCTTACAAACCAAGGAACTGCCGTGAACAGGATTACACCGCCAATCATCAACGCCCAGAAGAATCCTAAGGACATCTTGGTCATCATCCAGTAAGGCCAGAGGAAGAACCAATCTATTTCAAAGGATGTTGGGGTTTGAGTTAACTGAGCCATTGTTCCGCTTTGAATTGGGAACATGGCGACAACAGCCAGAATAATAGCTACAAGGATGTAGTTAATTACAGGCGGTGGTGTCAAAACCGGACGTGCCATACGCACATAGTGAACCCACAAGCCGAAAAGGAGCATGAAGGACAAACCGATGTGAATAAAGAGGTAGTTGGATAAGGTGAGGTTGGTTATTTCCTTGCCGTTGATAAACCAATCTTTCAATGGCTGACCAATAATAGGCAAAGCCTCAAATGCCGACACTGTCATACGAGTAAGCAAGAGTGAGCGTTCATCCCAAACAAGGTAATAGCCTGTTTGACCAATGAAGAGCACAGCTAATAGAAGAACTACTCCTGATACCCACTGCACCCAACGATACTGTCTATAGCGGTCGGTAAACCAAACTCTTAACACGTGCAAGATGATAGTGAGTACCATAGCGTCACCGGCATAACGGTGCAAACCGCGAAACACAGCTCCAAATGGAATTGTCTTGGTTATGTAATCAACTGATGTCCAAGCGTTAATAAGTCTTTCAGACGCATAAGCATTATCAATGGTTGGAATGTAGTAAGCGAAAAGCAAAAGACCCGACAAAAAGAGCACCCACAGATAAAACTGTGGCAGCGCACCGTGGTAATAAAACGGGTTGTACTTGCTTGTTGCTATAACGTTAGTCCAGTGCTCAAGCCACAAGGTAGCCTTGTTTAGCGGATCTGTGTATAGCTTATGCATCACCATATTGTTTGTTCCTATTTACTTACTCACCAGATAGGCTGAACGCCCCTACAAAACCAAAAATTATTTCAACGGTAGAACTGTTTTTTCCTCTGCGTCTTCACGACCGATTACGGCTATGCCAATCGCAGCAGAAATTAGAGCTAATGCCATGAAAAAGCCGTAGACGTAATATGGAGCATTTACGTCATCTTTGAGATACGAAAAATTGTTGTTCACGAAGGCAATTGCCGGTTGAAGCAGTCCGGAAATTCCCAGGGTATCGGCAAATTGCTTACCCCAATCGGAGCCGGGAATAGATGGAGTCAAAAGTCCGAATTCGGCCCAGGGCATCATAAAGGTCATGCCCAGACAACCGGCGGCGAAGATAAGGACCAAAACTATCGGCAAAAATCTGTCGCGAGCGCTCATCGAATACCTCCGCTAGCCTGACTGTTAACCCGTCTCATTAAACGCACCTGCATTTTCTCGAAAAGCTCGATGCGCTTTTTCAAAGTACCTTTGTCTTTTTCCTCAAAGTAAATCCAGTATGACTGGACACCCAAAAGAAGAATCGTAAACACTGTTCCTGAAGCGAGCAAAAGCCAATCGGCAAATACCGCGGTTTCATGAATTTGTCGCCATCCGGCAAAGAACCAGGAAAGCGTAATGACGGAGGCTACAAAGGCAGTAAGACGAAATGCCCAGTGGACTTTTCGTGGATTTATTGCTTGGACTTCCTTCTGACTCACGATTTCTCCAATTGCAATGCTACGACGCTTGTGCCGAAGCTTGTGTTTGTGTTGCTTGAACCTGACTGGATTTCTTACACCACCACATGGTGCCGAAACCAGCGACCATAACAACAGCGCCGGCAATCATCCAAACCCAATCAAGATCGGGCACCGGCATAGGATATGGCGGGTTGCCTGGAATTGGTTGGGCCAAAACTGACGTGCCGATACCTTCCATGCGATCGACATAAGTGGCGTAGTCAAAACACCAGCGGTTGGAGACCATGAAGTCAATCAAGCCGTTGTACTTGATACCTTCAATAAATGTCGGCGCAGCGGCAAAAATGCCGTCAAGTGGTGTCGACTGTTTGCAGATGTCGGCAATCTTAGTTACAACTGCTGGAATATCTCCACCTTTGGCGATTATTTCGTGGTAGTTCCAGTAAGGAATACTGCCTTTAACTCCTTCACGTACAAGCTCCTCGGCAGCTTTAGCATTGTCGCCCATAAATGGTCTGAATGCTGCGTACGTCCAAGCTTGTGTGATTGGCGACATGAACATTTCTGTTCTCGCCATGAAGAAATAAACAATGGCAACAACAGTCTGAACAAGTCCAACTATGCCCATAACCATGGCAGCAAATGCACCTTTGGCCCTTTGAACCAAATTGGTTTCTTTCCAGATGAGCGCTAATTGCAAAAGAACGCCGATATCGATCATTAGGTAAAGACTGTCACGCCAGTACGGCGGATCATTGTGGATGTTGGCGATGTTGACAATGATGAGGAACGAGAAAACAATCCAGTTAACAAGTCCCATAAGTGCCACCCAGAAAATAACCGGTCGTTTGTTGATGTCCTTTTCCGGTCCTGTCAGCCAAACATCAATGAACGGCAAAAGAACAACAGACAATGGAATTAACATCGTAATTTCTGTAGCTACAACCGGCTCGAGGTACTTATACATTTGATACAAGCCCAAGAAGTACCAGTCAGACAAAATAGGCAATGGCGTTACATCTGGATTGGAACGTCCACCAAGAGCCGCCGGCAAAATAATTGCCACAACCGCAATCATCAAAGTGACAATAATGCGCTTGGTCCAATTGATATTAATACGCTTGTAACCTGTCTTATAGAAATACAGCTCAACAAAGATGAGCGGTATTAATGAGAAGGCTAAGTGCAATGAGAAAAAGCGCGTAATTGTTTCTTGAGTAATAGCGCCGCCGGCACCCAATAGAAATTCAGCCGTATTCCAACCCATGTGCATGGACTTAACCAGAGGCAAGTAGAAATCACCCATGCCCGGGAATTGGTCCATATAGGTTGGGAATGTGGCGAACACTTTTGTAGCCCAAAATGCGCGCTGGTTCCAGATGAGCAGATACCCAGTCAAACCGGAATACATAGATAGTAAGAGCGTTACAAGACCAATAGCAATGTTGAATTCCTTGCCTGGTTTGTAGTCTGCATTGATAAACATACGGAACATACGGATAGTGGCTGCAATAATCATCGCGTCCGCGCCGTATTTGTGCATGCCTCTCACGACGTTACCGAAAAGGATGCCGTGCTGAATGTTCAAGATTGAGTCATAGGCAGCCGCTTTGGTCGGGATGTACCACATAATCAAAACGAGTCCGGTGAACATAACGATCATCCAGACCAGGTAGAAAATTGAACCGATGGCATAAAACGGGTTGGTCTTTGCCTCGAGTTGGTAATGTTCGTCAAAGAGATCAATGTTGGCTATGCGTGTTTTAAGCCAATCGTTGGTTGCAACTAATGCCCCCATTAGCCCCGCATTTTTAGTTGTACTAGGCAATTCCCCCGGCCTCCAGTGATAAGACTGCTATCTTGTCTCCGTCCTTTTTCAGCTCAAAGCGTCTTGGTGGTCTAGGAGCAGGACCCGATACCACCTTGCCGCCCTGGGCAATATCATAAACGCTCAAGTGACACGGACAAGCAAATACTGGTCCGTTTGGCTTATAGTTATAGCCTTTAGCGCACTCTTCAGGATCTTTGACGAAGTTGAACACGCAGCCTAGGTGCGGGCAAATGCGGCTGTAAGCAACCTTTTCACCATCAGGTAGGCTGACGATAAATCCTGGAATCTTACGAACTTCCTGACCTTCCGGGTTGTATTCCTTGTAGGTCTGTTCAAACATGAAGGGGATACATGTCCAAGCATCCGGAAAATCTGAATCCTTGAACTCAACTTCCTTCTTCGGCTTTGGTTGATCGGATGGACCGAGCAAATCCAACGGCTTAATCGTCGGTCTCAAAAAGCGCAATAGCGGTGAAGCTACCAAACCAAAGGTAAATGCCAATGGAATGGCGGCTGCTGTCTTGAGAATAAGTCTTCTTGATGTTCCCTCGGTCATTTTCATCACATCCTTTGAGCACGTTACTATTGCTACTCTATCCCTATTTCTTTTCAATTGCTGATGGGTTCTGCTGCGAAGCCGGCACATTTAAGCCAACCGCTACCGTAGGCTCGTTGGAGCTATGGAAGTGGCGTACAAATTGCACAAGCTTCTTGATGTAAGCCTCATCAAACTTCACGTTCTTGGCTCTGTCTTGCTTATTCAAGAAGTTGGGCATGCCTTCCCATTTAATGCCATTGGCGATGTGATCCCAAAGGACATCATCAGTTCTGTCGAAGAATCTATTGAACTGGTGGAAGTTAGCAGGCACCGGCTGAAGAGCAAAGTTCTTAGTAAGAGGTCCATCTCCGTGTCCACGCTTACCGTGGCAAACGGCACAGTTGGCGCCAAATACTGCGTCCATATCGTCAATTTCTTTCTGAGCCAACGGCGGCACAGCGATTGAACGTGTGTAGAAAACCAAATCCCATACTTGCTTACGCGAACAGGCGTCCTTCAAAGATGGGTGGTTGACCTCATGTCCGGCGACAATTGCCGAACCTTCAGCCATTGGTTTGCCATAAGTCAAGAAATAGTAAAGATCTAAAGGCTTTTGCTTGTGGACCATAACTTCGTTGCTCAAATCAACGGTAGTTTTGTTGGCCACGCCTTTACCGTCAGCCCCATGGCAGGCAGCACACTGTTGTTTTTCATAGACGACCTTACCATCCGGAATGGACGGGTTATCATCCGGGAAAATGACCACATCGGCAGCTTCTGTAACCTGACGGCTGGCAATTTTGTCATCTGCGCCTTTGAGAGTTACTTGTTCAGTACAACTGGACAAGGAAATAGCTGCCGGCAAGGCAACTAAAAGGCTTAGTGTTTTCCACGAAAAGGTCTTGTTCAACATCTTAATATCCAAAGAAAGGTATCCATGAAATAGAAGCCCAAATGACGATGATGGCAAAAGCCACAATCAAGAAGAGAGGCGGTGGTCCTTCGCCGATTCGATATTCGGCGACTTCTTCGTAGTGTTCAGTTGGTTGTACAGCATCTGCTGCTGCGCCTTCTGGCTTTTTCTTTTCTGCCATTTTTTCCCGCCTAGCTACTTAACTGAGTTTGACCATGAGTTGCTGTCGGCTCATCGGTCATCATGTCGTACTTAACTGATTCCATGTCTTCGAACTCGCCGTTACGGAAAGCCCACCACATGGCTGCAATTCCCACCACAAAGAACAAGAAGCAGACGCCAAAGGCCACATAGAGACCTGGTGAAATGCCGACTTGATTCAAGATGCAATTAGGACACATGCTTAGTTACCACCTGAATGAGGTTCCCACTCTTGTTCTGTCAACTTGGGTAAGTGTACTTGTCCAACTTTGTTCAATTGATCAAGTTTGTCGACAGTGATTTCCTGGTTTTGCGGCAGAGTCTTCAAATATGCCACCAGGTACCAGCGCTCTTCTTCAGTCAAAATTTCGTTGAAGCGCGGCATGCGAGTACCAGCCACACCTTCGCTCACGCGATAGAACCAGAACGCATCCGGATACTGCTTGTAAAACGCTCTTGTGAAGTTAGCAGGCTTTTTCTCCAGTGAAATGGAGTTTGGTCCGTTGCCTTCACCTTCAAGTCCGTGGCAAGCAGCGCAGTTTTGCGTGTAGATACCGCGACCGGCATTAGCTGCCGCATCAGAATTGGTATCAACGGTCTTTTTCGGTAAGTAAACAAGTTCGTATTCAGCCGGTGCTTCCACATATGCATGAACTGTTCTCTGGTTACCCAATGTTTGAATGTAGGAAACCAAGTCGTTCATGTCACGATTGGACAAGTGGCTGAAACTCGGCATGATTGAACCGGGCTTAACAGCACGCGGGTTAATCAAGTGAGCCTTTTGCCATTCCGAGGGAAACTTGCCGCCCTCGTTGGTCAGATCCGGACCGGTTCTGGCTGTGCCTAATTGGTGCGGTGTTTCCCACACATAGTCACCAGCTTTAACAAGCGGTCCATATCCTCTATCTTGCAAACGCGTAAATTGCGTGTGGCAATAGAAGCAACCTTCACGCACGTAAATTTGACGACCTCTAGCCGGGTTGACCTCAGAGGTTTTTACGTATTTGTTGTAACTCTTAGACGGTACCGGATTAAAGAGCACCATCGGCAGAAGTACAGTAGCTGTAATAATCGTAAAAAAGGTAATTACGATACCAATTGCACCAAGGCGATAGCCGTTCATTAGGCCTTCACCTCCGCCGTCTTAGCATCGGCTGCTTTTGCTGCCGGTGTGTACAACGACTTGAATGCATTGTAGGCAAATATACATTGTCCGAGCACAATCATGACTCCACTGACTGCTCTTAGTCCCCAGTAAGGACGAATCTGCAGTCCCCATTGATCAACTGGCACACCGAATGCCCAACCTGCTGATTGAATCAAACCGGCAATGGTGAGTGACACCATCATCAGCAAGAATCCTAAAAACTTCAGCCAGTAGTGAGCACGAATAAGACCTTGGCTGTGCCAGTCGCGCCCAGTAATTCTAGGCAGACCGTAATAAATAGCCGAGGTCAAAATAAAGGAAAACGTTCCAAGCAATGCCAAGTGAGCGTGTCCGACTACCCACTGAGTAAAGTGCAGGTACCAGTTGACCCAACGTGTTGCTTGAAATGGTCCTTGCACGCAAGTAACTAAATAGAACATGCAAGAAGTAACGGCAAAACGCAATGGCATATCTGTGACAACCTGTTGCCACTTGCCCTTCATGGTCATGAAGAAGTTTGTCAACACGGTTAAAACAGGTACCAAAAGAAATACCGATGAGATAACGGCAATTGCTTTGAGCCATTCAGGTACAGGCGATTGCAAAATGTGGTGAGTACCAGTCGGTGCATAGAAAAGTGCAATACCCCAGAAGCCCAACATGGAAAGACCGTGGCTATATAAAGGAGCATTGGTCAGTCTTGGCAAGAGGTAATACATCATGCCGACACCAACTGTCGTGAACCACATACCAAGGATGTTGTGTCCGTAGAACCAACCGACAATAGCATCGTTCAAACCAGGCAAGGCAACGAAAGTACGCTGACCGATGATGTAAACCAGTGGAAACCAAAATAGTGCGCCCAGGAAATACCAGAGCGATACATATAGTTTCTTGACCTTTCTGTTTACGACGGTCATATAAACGTTGGCGGCAATTGTGACAAGCGCAATTGCTACAAGCACATCGAGTACGGCGCCTAGTTCGGCGTATTCACGACCTTCTGTCGAACCATTGATCAAAGTACAAAAGGCACCAACCATCACGGCATTCCATGCCCACATAGTAAAGTTGCCCAGGCGCTCCGACCAGAGCTTTGTCTTGGCCAGAGACGGCACCATGTAATACATGGCCCCAACATAACCCATGGACAGCCAGCCTACGGCGACTGCGTTAACGTGCCACATGCGCAAGTGTGGAAAAGACAGTTGTGGAATGTTGTGGATGAGGTCTGGCATGGAGAATTCGAGTCCCCCAAGCATCCCTGCTCCCATTCCTAAAATTGACCACCAGATGGCGGACAGTATGAAGTTTCTGGCAGCGCTGCCTTCACGATTGCTTAAAACGGCGTCTAGTAACATTGTTGCCCCGCTTGGCTTCTTGTTTTATCAACGGCAAATTTTAACGTACTTACAACTATCTAAAAGCGTTGGAAGCTAAGGGCGTTTTTGAAGATTACTCTAAACAAATTGCAAAAACCCTTGTTAAGAGATGAATTCTTTGCATGCGTAATATAAGCAACTGCGCTATCTCAAAACAGCTAGCTTAGCCAACTTGGCCAACTTGCCAGTAGATCCAAAATGCTTTGCCGACAAGGTATCAGCTCGCTTGATTTGAGTGTCGTCAGCTACATCTTTGCAGCAACAAATTGATACAAAAATAACTTACGAGGAGATTATTTTTTCCAGCCTGCAACCCACTCAGATCCATTTCGATATCCACTGAAAATCTCTTTGCTTCTACTGAATTTCAGAGGCAGCCAAATCAAGTCCATTGAATTTGTTGGCTGCTTCCACGGCACCTACTGTCAGCCAACCATTTGCTGCCTGAGCGGCATACTTTATGCAGCGGTTATAAAGATGGGAATTTGGTTCTACTTGCAAAACATATTTGCCGCGCACATCGCCACCAGGGTCAGGTCCAACGCCAACTTTTATTCTGTCAAAACCTTGTCCGCCTAATTGTTGAATTATGGATTCCACTCCATGTTGCCCACCGGCACCACCTTGAGCCTGCACGCGAATGCGACCAAGCGGCAATGAAACATCGTCATGAATAACCAACAAATCCTTTGGTTCAAGCTTGAACCAGTTAAGAACTGCTCGTACCGACTTGCCGGAATCATTCATATAGGTAACTGGTTTAACAAGAAGAACTTCGACTCCTGACAAATCGATTTTGGCCATGTCACAGTACAAATTCTTCTTGTTGGCAAATTGCGCGCCAACTGAATCTTTCAATCGGCCGACTTCATCAATGACGGCAAAACCGGCATTGTGTCTTGTGAAGTAGTATTCAAGCCCTGGATTGCCAAGCCCAACAATAACTTTCATGCGACCATATTATGATGAATGTATGGCTCAAGATAGCTGGTTTCCAAGTTTGATGTAAAAAGAAACTAACGGCGAGCCTACCGCCTAATGTATTAATGTAACTTTGTATTTGGTTTTAGAGATATAGCTAAAAGCTAGGACAACTGAGGACAACAAATGAGTGAGAGCCAGAACGTCCCCTATTTGCCGCACACAACAAAAGATCGGCAAGAAATGCTCAAAACAATTGGCGTT
The Candidatus Obscuribacterales bacterium DNA segment above includes these coding regions:
- a CDS encoding hydrogenase iron-sulfur subunit, with protein sequence MVETKKKTVITLICERAVDLDREMDEKGILKDAPDVTVIKFPCSGMIQPLMIEAALKAGAEGVIVCGCQIGDCYYREGNKMIRERLLGERPPGLKKTVDRRRVVALWLSRLQTKRFISEAKEFVGHLQTLNSITEAK
- a CDS encoding cytochrome b N-terminal domain-containing protein, which encodes MVMHKLYTDPLNKATLWLEHWTNVIATSKYNPFYYHGALPQFYLWVLFLSGLLLFAYYIPTIDNAYASERLINAWTSVDYITKTIPFGAVFRGLHRYAGDAMVLTIILHVLRVWFTDRYRQYRWVQWVSGVVLLLAVLFIGQTGYYLVWDERSLLLTRMTVSAFEALPIIGQPLKDWFINGKEITNLTLSNYLFIHIGLSFMLLFGLWVHYVRMARPVLTPPPVINYILVAIILAVVAMFPIQSGTMAQLTQTPTSFEIDWFFLWPYWMMTKMSLGFFWALMIGGVILFTAVPWFVRTKPVETAEVVLTKCTGCSLCDKDCPYEAIDMVPAPAGSRFKLLATVKSYRCSGCGLCVGACAFDAIDLPNLLDSDVSNQIKAAAQS
- a CDS encoding cytochrome b N-terminal domain-containing protein, which encodes MPSTTKNAGLMGALVATNDWLKTRIANIDLFDEHYQLEAKTNPFYAIGSIFYLVWMIVMFTGLVLIMWYIPTKAAAYDSILNIQHGILFGNVVRGMHKYGADAMIIAATIRMFRMFINADYKPGKEFNIAIGLVTLLLSMYSGLTGYLLIWNQRAFWATKVFATFPTYMDQFPGMGDFYLPLVKSMHMGWNTAEFLLGAGGAITQETITRFFSLHLAFSLIPLIFVELYFYKTGYKRININWTKRIIVTLMIAVVAIILPAALGGRSNPDVTPLPILSDWYFLGLYQMYKYLEPVVATEITMLIPLSVVLLPFIDVWLTGPEKDINKRPVIFWVALMGLVNWIVFSFLIIVNIANIHNDPPYWRDSLYLMIDIGVLLQLALIWKETNLVQRAKGAFAAMVMGIVGLVQTVVAIVYFFMARTEMFMSPITQAWTYAAFRPFMGDNAKAAEELVREGVKGSIPYWNYHEIIAKGGDIPAVVTKIADICKQSTPLDGIFAAAPTFIEGIKYNGLIDFMVSNRWCFDYATYVDRMEGIGTSVLAQPIPGNPPYPMPVPDLDWVWMIAGAVVMVAGFGTMWWCKKSSQVQATQTQASAQAS
- a CDS encoding ubiquinol-cytochrome c reductase iron-sulfur subunit, which produces MTEGTSRRLILKTAAAIPLAFTFGLVASPLLRFLRPTIKPLDLLGPSDQPKPKKEVEFKDSDFPDAWTCIPFMFEQTYKEYNPEGQEVRKIPGFIVSLPDGEKVAYSRICPHLGCVFNFVKDPEECAKGYNYKPNGPVFACPCHLSVYDIAQGGKVVSGPAPRPPRRFELKKDGDKIAVLSLEAGGIA
- a CDS encoding c-type cytochrome, encoding MLNKTFSWKTLSLLVALPAAISLSSCTEQVTLKGADDKIASRQVTEAADVVIFPDDNPSIPDGKVVYEKQQCAACHGADGKGVANKTTVDLSNEVMVHKQKPLDLYYFLTYGKPMAEGSAIVAGHEVNHPSLKDACSRKQVWDLVFYTRSIAVPPLAQKEIDDMDAVFGANCAVCHGKRGHGDGPLTKNFALQPVPANFHQFNRFFDRTDDVLWDHIANGIKWEGMPNFLNKQDRAKNVKFDEAYIKKLVQFVRHFHSSNEPTVAVGLNVPASQQNPSAIEKK
- a CDS encoding cbb3-type cytochrome oxidase assembly protein → MCPNCILNQVGISPGLYVAFGVCFLFFVVGIAAMWWAFRNGEFEDMESVKYDMMTDEPTATHGQTQLSS
- a CDS encoding cbb3-type cytochrome c oxidase subunit II, which produces MNGYRLGAIGIVITFFTIITATVLLPMVLFNPVPSKSYNKYVKTSEVNPARGRQIYVREGCFYCHTQFTRLQDRGYGPLVKAGDYVWETPHQLGTARTGPDLTNEGGKFPSEWQKAHLINPRAVKPGSIMPSFSHLSNRDMNDLVSYIQTLGNQRTVHAYVEAPAEYELVYLPKKTVDTNSDAAANAGRGIYTQNCAACHGLEGEGNGPNSISLEKKPANFTRAFYKQYPDAFWFYRVSEGVAGTRMPRFNEILTEEERWYLVAYLKTLPQNQEITVDKLDQLNKVGQVHLPKLTEQEWEPHSGGN
- a CDS encoding cbb3-type cytochrome c oxidase subunit I, with the translated sequence MLLDAVLSNREGSAARNFILSAIWWSILGMGAGMLGGLEFSMPDLIHNIPQLSFPHLRMWHVNAVAVGWLSMGYVGAMYYMVPSLAKTKLWSERLGNFTMWAWNAVMVGAFCTLINGSTEGREYAELGAVLDVLVAIALVTIAANVYMTVVNRKVKKLYVSLWYFLGALFWFPLVYIIGQRTFVALPGLNDAIVGWFYGHNILGMWFTTVGVGMMYYLLPRLTNAPLYSHGLSMLGFWGIALFYAPTGTHHILQSPVPEWLKAIAVISSVFLLVPVLTVLTNFFMTMKGKWQQVVTDMPLRFAVTSCMFYLVTCVQGPFQATRWVNWYLHFTQWVVGHAHLALLGTFSFILTSAIYYGLPRITGRDWHSQGLIRAHYWLKFLGFLLMMVSLTIAGLIQSAGWAFGVPVDQWGLQIRPYWGLRAVSGVMIVLGQCIFAYNAFKSLYTPAAKAADAKTAEVKA
- the pth gene encoding aminoacyl-tRNA hydrolase, yielding MKVIVGLGNPGLEYYFTRHNAGFAVIDEVGRLKDSVGAQFANKKNLYCDMAKIDLSGVEVLLVKPVTYMNDSGKSVRAVLNWFKLEPKDLLVIHDDVSLPLGRIRVQAQGGAGGQHGVESIIQQLGGQGFDRIKVGVGPDPGGDVRGKYVLQVEPNSHLYNRCIKYAAQAANGWLTVGAVEAANKFNGLDLAASEIQ